In the Anastrepha obliqua isolate idAnaObli1 chromosome 1, idAnaObli1_1.0, whole genome shotgun sequence genome, one interval contains:
- the LOC129240683 gene encoding mitochondrial coenzyme A transporter SLC25A42 has translation MSRLLEKPSIAMSLKSSSSSSSSSGSQLSSNAAVAGNATGGLGITATEVAVQSQAEANTNQLAAVTSSNTTNNTHTIFDEVFISLVSGSAAGALAKTTIAPLDRTKINFQISKNVPYSFKAAINFLRNTYEKEGILALWRGNSATMARIVPYAAIQFTAHEQWRKILQVDKDGSDTKGRRFIAGSLAGITSQSLTYPLDLARARMAVTDKYTGYRTLRQVFVKIWVEEGPRTLYRGYFATVLGVIPYAGVSFFTYGTLKREYYEVTGNSKPNTLVSLAFGAVAGAAGQTSSYPLDIVRRRMQTMGVNKGANDQYRTIYSTLKKIYKEEGIKNGFYKGLSMNWIKGPIAVGISFSAYDLIKELLRELFHSKRGRYDA, from the exons ATGAGCCGTCTTCTCGAGAAGCCCAGCATTGCGATGTCCCTTaagtcgtcgtcgtcgtcgtcgtcgtcgtcaggTAGTCAATTGTCCTCGAATGCTGCAGTGGCTGGCAATGCCACTGGTGGACTAGGCATCACTGCCACTGAAGTTGCTGTACAAAGCCAAGCCGAAGCGAACACAAATCAATTGGCGGCGGTGACCAGTTCGAATACAACTAATAATA CCCACACAATTTTCGATGAAGTCTTTATAAGTTTGGTATCCGGTTCAGCTGCCGGCGCTTTAGCGAAAACCACTATCGCGCCGCTGGATCGCAcgaaaatcaattttcaaattag TAAAAATGTTCCCTACTCATTCAAGgcggcaattaattttttacgaaatacCTACGAGAAGGAGGGTATTTTGGCGTTATGGCGGGGCAATTCAGCAACGATGGCACGCATTGTGCCTTACGCAGCCATACAATTCACGGCGCATGAACAGTGGCGCAAAATACTACAGGTGGATAAGGATGGCAGCGA CACCAAAGGCAGACGTTTTATAGCGGGATCATTGGCTGGCATAACTTCCCAATCGCTGACATATCCATTGGATTTGGCACGCGCCCGCATGGCTGTCACAGATAAATACACTGGATACAG gACCTTACGACAAGTTTTCGTTAAAATTTGGGTTGAAGAAGGGCCGCGTACACTTTACCGAGGATATTTTGCCACCGTGCTGGGTGTGATACCTTACGCGGGGGTATCCTTCTTTACCTACGGCACTCTTAAGCGTGAATATTATG AGGTGACAGGAAACTCTAAACCAAATACTCTAGTCTCACTTGCATTTGGCGCTGTTGCTGGTGCAGCGGGGCAAACATCGAGCTACCCGTTGGATATAGTGCGCCGGCGCATGCAAACAATGGGCGTCAATAAGGGCGCCAACGATCAATATCGCACTATATACTCAACCTTGAAGAAAATTTACAA GGAGGAAGGCATCAAAAATGGCTTTTACAAAGGTCTGAGCATGAACTGGATCAAAGGCCCGATTGCGGTTGGCATTAGCTTCTCTGCCTACGATTTAATTAAGGAACTGCTTAGGGAACTTTTCCATTCGAAACGCGGCCGATACGATGCTTAA